The nucleotide sequence GTATCGCGAAGCGAAGGTGGCTGGCGCTCGAAGGCCGCGCGTTGCGGCGTGGATGGCAACTGCCCCTGGGAAGAACCATCTTTGCTCTATGCCGGCGTCCCGCCTGATATGAGGCGGTTACGTTCTTCTCAGCGCATCACATCGCGCTGCGGTTCCCGCCTTGCCACTAACGTCAATCAGCCCTCCTCGACCCAATGAACGTTTCAACAATAGCAGTTCTCGGCCTCGGTGAAGCCGGATTTCAGATGCACATGCCAGCGCTTGCACAGATGGCCGGGATCAAAACCGTCGGAGCTTGCGATCTCGACGCGGAGCGACGCGCAAACGCTGCAAAAACCTGGGGCGTTCCCATATTTGACAACCTCGACAAGATGTTGGCCGAAGCACGCCCCGACGTGCTGATCGTCGCCACACCGCCTGACAGCCACGTGCAGATTTGCCTGCAGGCAATCGCGGCCGGTTGCCATCTGATATGCGAGAAACCCTTCACATCCACTCTCGACGAAGCGGACGCGGTCATTGCAGCAGCAGACGCCGCCGGTCGTCGCATTGCACTGAACCACGAGTTCCGCGAGATGCCGATCTTTCGAGCGGTCCTCGACGAGATTGGCGGGCTAAAAGGCGATCAGATAGTCTTTGCGCAACTGTGGCAGCACATGGACATGGCCCCGTGGATGGAAAAAGGATGGCGTGGCCGCATGCAGCGCCGAACGCTCCATGAGGGAGGCGTGCACCTGGTGGACTACGTTCTTGCGTTATTCGGCGAAAAGCCGCACGCAGTGTCGGCGACCATGTCTGCGTGTGGAGCACAGGCGGCCGGCGCGGACGTCGGGGCTGACGCTGTCGCCATCGTTTCATTTGAGTTCTCGCGTGGACGCCTTGCGCAGATTCTCCAGCATCGCCTCTGTAAGGGAGAAACTCAGTACTTTGAGCTTCGCGCGGACACCCGAACGGCCTCGTATCGTGCTTCGTTCGGCGGACGCGCGCGAGTCAGCGCCGGCCTTTACCGAAGCACAGTTCCGCACATGCGAATCGATTACGGTGTGTCCGGGCTCGCATGGCGCGAGGTGGGAAACAAGCGCACGATGCTCGCGCGAAACCCAAAGGAGCCGCGCGTTGTGTCAACGCGCCATGTGCTCGAGCGCTCACTCGCGGCGTTCGCGAGTGGCGGCCAGCCTCCAGCCTCGGCTCTGGACGGACGCGACGCTCTCGAGGTCATCAACGCCTGCTACGAAGCTGCTGAGGCGGGGCACCGTGTTACCCTGGCTGCCTACCCGGGTGCGGAAAAAACAACGGTGCCCGCCAGCCCGAGTTGACCCAGATGCGGGCCGGGAATCCATTGCGCGCTGCGATTATCGGCGCGGGCCTGATGGGCCGCTGGCATGCCGATGCGGTCCATCGGGCAGGTGGAAATGTAGTCGTCATTGCAGATGCCGATCCCGCCCGCGCGCTCAAGCTCGCCGACACCTGCCGAGCGCGCGTTGCGAGGTCGCCGCTCGAAGCGATTTCGTCGGTCGACGTCGTTCACGTGTGCACACCGCCCGCACGCCGGGAAGCGATCATATCCGCCGCGCTCGACGCGAGCCGCCACGTCCTCGCTGAGAAGCCTCTTGCCGCAACGGCCGGGATTGTGGCCGAGCTTCATTCGCGCGCGGCTTCGGCGGGTGTGCTGCTCTGTCCTGTGCATCAGTTCCTATTTCAGCAAGGCACGCTTCGCGCGGCGGCGCTTCGTGATCGCATTGCTCCCCTGCGCCAGTTCTCTGCAGAGATCTCCTCTGCCGGGGCGG is from Gemmatimonadaceae bacterium and encodes:
- a CDS encoding Gfo/Idh/MocA family oxidoreductase; amino-acid sequence: MNVSTIAVLGLGEAGFQMHMPALAQMAGIKTVGACDLDAERRANAAKTWGVPIFDNLDKMLAEARPDVLIVATPPDSHVQICLQAIAAGCHLICEKPFTSTLDEADAVIAAADAAGRRIALNHEFREMPIFRAVLDEIGGLKGDQIVFAQLWQHMDMAPWMEKGWRGRMQRRTLHEGGVHLVDYVLALFGEKPHAVSATMSACGAQAAGADVGADAVAIVSFEFSRGRLAQILQHRLCKGETQYFELRADTRTASYRASFGGRARVSAGLYRSTVPHMRIDYGVSGLAWREVGNKRTMLARNPKEPRVVSTRHVLERSLAAFASGGQPPASALDGRDALEVINACYEAAEAGHRVTLAAYPGAEKTTVPASPS